The DNA segment CGCGGCGTCGAGCACGGTCACCGTGGGCGCGAGATCCGTCAGGTCTGTTTTGTTCAGCACGCGGACCACCGGAACGCCACTCGGGAACCGGCTCGCAATGGTTTCGTCCTCTGCGGTCATTCCGGTGCGCGCGTCCAGCAGATGCAGCACGACATCCGCGCGCTCGATCTCGCTCCACGTGCGTGCAATGCCGATCTTTTCCACTTCGTCTTCTGTATCGCGCAGGCCGGCCGTGTCGATCACATGCAGTGGAATGCCTTCGATCTGGATGGTCTGCGCGACTTTGTCGCGCGTCGTGCCGGCAATCGGCGTGACGATGGCCAGTTCCGCGCCGGCGAGCGCGTTCAGCAGCGACGACTTGCCCACATTCGGCTGCCCTGCCAGCACGACCGACAGCCCTTCGCGTAACAGCGCGCCCTGCCGCGCCTCGCTCAACACATGCGCGAGGCGCGCGCGAATGCGGGCGAGCTTGCCGCGCGCGTCGGCGGCTTCGAGGAAGTCGATTTCTTCTTCCGGAAAGTCGAGCGTTGCCTCGACCAGCATTCGCAGCGTGATGACGTCTTCCACGAGCGCGTGAATGTCGCGCGAAAACGCGCCGTCGAGCGAACGGCCCGCTGAGCGTGCGGCCGCCTCGGTGCTCGCCTCGATCAGGTCGGCGACGGCTTCCGCTTGCGCCAGATCCAGTTTGTCGTTCAGAAACGCGCGGCGCGTGAATTCGCCCGGTTCGGCCAGACGCAAGCCCGACGCCCGGCCGGCGTCGATGCAGCGTTGCAGCACCAGCTGCAACACAACCGGACCGCCGTGGCCCTGCAACTCCAGCACGTGCTCGCCGGTGTAGGAATGCGGCGCGGGAAAATACAGCGCGATGCCGCGGTCGAGCGCGTTGCCGTTGCCGTCGAGAAATGGGACGTAGCTCGCGTGGCGCGGCGCGAGCGTCTGTCCGGTCAGCGCCTGCATGAATGGATCGGCCGCCGCCGCGCCCAACCGCCCGAAAGAAATTCGCACGACGCCGATGCCTCCCCGGCCGGGTGCGGTAGCAATGGCGACGATGGGATCGGAATCGGTGGTCAACATGGGATGTGACGAAAAGCTGGAAAGGGGACGGGGGCCTAAAGGCGCACGACAGGCAGCGCGAGGCATTGTAACGCGCGCTTTCATTGCGCCCTGTAGTGAGCGCTGTACATGTCGTTTGGGTCTTGCTCCTGCCTTGGTCCGGACAAATAGGATTTATCCTAAGCAGGCTAGAACAGTCATCGCCATTTACAGGACTGAGCAAAAGAATTTGAGACATGCATGCCGTTCGAAGCCGCGCTGCGGCTCAAAATTGACGAAAAATTGCAATTCGGCGAAACGCGCTGTGGATGGCGGAAGACAAGCTAAAATTATCTCAAATAGGCACCATTGAAGCTTGCCTGGTTGTCAACTGGGCGCGCTCTGAATTGCACAATCTGGCGCATGCCAACCGACAAAGAAAAAGCCGCCTTCGCCAAACGGTTGAAGGACCTGCTAGAGCCGCTCAAGATTCGCGGCGGGACGAAACTCGCCCAGCAATTCAACCTGCGCCACCGCGGCGATGTGGAGGTCACGCCGCAGACCGCGCACAAATGGCTTTCGGGTACGACGATTCCCAAGCCCGACAAGTTGCGAACGCTCGCTGAATGGCTGAACGTCAGCCAACATTGGCTTCACTACGGGCCGTCGCCGGGGGTGAAGGCGCGGCCGCTGGCGCGCGGCGAGAAGTATCCGCTGTCGCCCGAGACGATCGTCCTTGCGTCCAGAATTCAGACGCTGATGCCCAGAGATCGTTACCTGATTGAAGAGATGGTGGGTCGCTTTGCTGGCGAAGACGAGGAAGATGGCGAAGGCGAGCCTGGTGAGGACACCGACCAGGACCACGAGCCATAACTGACGCAGTGGGGAACATTGCACGAGCATGAAAAAAGCCGCCCGGCTCTGAACACCGGGCGGCTTTTCTTTGGCCATCGACAAAGGGCGCTGGGCGCCCTCCTGACACGCTATCAGGCTGCTTT comes from the Paraburkholderia sp. PREW-6R genome and includes:
- the mnmE gene encoding tRNA uridine-5-carboxymethylaminomethyl(34) synthesis GTPase MnmE is translated as MLTTDSDPIVAIATAPGRGGIGVVRISFGRLGAAAADPFMQALTGQTLAPRHASYVPFLDGNGNALDRGIALYFPAPHSYTGEHVLELQGHGGPVVLQLVLQRCIDAGRASGLRLAEPGEFTRRAFLNDKLDLAQAEAVADLIEASTEAAARSAGRSLDGAFSRDIHALVEDVITLRMLVEATLDFPEEEIDFLEAADARGKLARIRARLAHVLSEARQGALLREGLSVVLAGQPNVGKSSLLNALAGAELAIVTPIAGTTRDKVAQTIQIEGIPLHVIDTAGLRDTEDEVEKIGIARTWSEIERADVVLHLLDARTGMTAEDETIASRFPSGVPVVRVLNKTDLTDLAPTVTVLDAARDLSEVRLSAKQGDGVALLRGELLRIAGWQAGAESVYLARERHLVALRAAGEHLATAAAHADQNAQALDLFAEELRLAQDQLNSITGEFSSDDLLGVIFSRFCIGK
- a CDS encoding XRE family transcriptional regulator, with product MPTDKEKAAFAKRLKDLLEPLKIRGGTKLAQQFNLRHRGDVEVTPQTAHKWLSGTTIPKPDKLRTLAEWLNVSQHWLHYGPSPGVKARPLARGEKYPLSPETIVLASRIQTLMPRDRYLIEEMVGRFAGEDEEDGEGEPGEDTDQDHEP